A genomic segment from Bradyrhizobium sp. ISRA430 encodes:
- a CDS encoding ABC transporter substrate-binding protein yields MRVTGRMLFVVLVALASLGAMSQQHAEQSVTDSEIRIGNVMPYSGPLSEFGAIGKAEAAYFDMINDRGGINGRKIRFITRDDNSDPSTALELTRNLVEQDDVLLMFGAFGTPGNLATRLYLNERKIPQLFVASGDEELSRPNRFPWTMGWQPSFRAEGRIYANYIQAYYPHRKIVVLWQNDQFGRMVFKGIEEGLGDLNRLVLVDIAFDITDEHLEGHVSILKRAGADIFVFLGVPSTASKAIKLAASLNWHPVVIVNDASASIANAMAPAGLENSAGVISAAFLKDPSDPAWKNDPGMKDWFAFMDKYHHVESTNNNAALYGYAAAEALTQVLKQCGDDLSRENIMRHAASLRDYQPSVALPNIRMNTSPDSYLPIKQMRLVQFDGRTWQPFGAVIETAFTEGAAR; encoded by the coding sequence ATGCGCGTCACCGGCAGAATGCTGTTCGTTGTGTTGGTCGCCTTAGCCTCGCTCGGGGCGATGTCGCAGCAACATGCGGAGCAATCCGTCACCGACAGTGAAATCCGCATCGGCAACGTCATGCCGTATTCGGGGCCGCTCTCGGAATTCGGCGCGATCGGCAAGGCAGAGGCCGCCTATTTCGACATGATCAACGATCGCGGCGGGATCAACGGCCGCAAGATCCGCTTCATCACGCGCGACGACAACTCCGATCCATCGACCGCGCTGGAGCTGACCCGCAATCTGGTCGAGCAGGACGACGTGCTGTTGATGTTCGGCGCGTTCGGCACACCCGGCAATCTCGCCACGCGCTTGTATCTCAACGAGCGGAAGATTCCGCAGCTTTTCGTTGCGTCCGGTGACGAGGAGCTGAGCCGGCCCAACCGGTTTCCCTGGACCATGGGCTGGCAGCCCTCGTTCAGGGCCGAGGGTCGCATCTACGCCAACTACATTCAGGCCTATTATCCGCATCGCAAGATCGTGGTGCTCTGGCAGAACGACCAGTTCGGGCGCATGGTCTTCAAGGGCATCGAGGAAGGTCTTGGCGATCTGAACCGTCTTGTCCTCGTCGACATCGCCTTCGACATTACCGATGAGCATCTCGAAGGGCACGTCTCGATCCTCAAGCGCGCGGGCGCCGACATTTTCGTCTTTCTCGGCGTGCCATCGACGGCATCCAAAGCGATCAAGCTGGCGGCGTCGCTCAATTGGCACCCGGTCGTCATTGTGAACGATGCCTCCGCCTCGATCGCCAATGCGATGGCGCCCGCAGGATTGGAGAATTCGGCCGGTGTGATCTCGGCGGCCTTTCTGAAGGATCCAAGCGATCCTGCGTGGAAAAACGATCCTGGCATGAAGGACTGGTTCGCCTTCATGGACAAGTACCATCACGTCGAAAGCACGAACAACAACGCTGCACTGTATGGCTACGCTGCGGCCGAGGCGCTGACGCAGGTGCTGAAGCAATGCGGCGACGACCTGTCGCGCGAGAACATCATGCGTCACGCGGCTTCGCTCAGGGACTATCAGCCCTCTGTGGCGTTGCCCAACATCAGGATGAATACCTCGCCCGACAGCTATCTGCCGATCAAGCAGATGCGGCTTGTCCAGTTCGACGGCCGCACCTGGCAACCATTCGGCGCGGTGATCGAGACCGCATTCACGGAAGGCGCGGCGCGATGA
- a CDS encoding sulfatase-like hydrolase/transferase, with amino-acid sequence MTKPHIVLVMTDQQRFDTIAATGHPYMKTPNLDRLAHEGVYFDNCFINAPSCVPSRAALFSGLYPHASGVLRNGQAWQKTWVSKLAEAGYHCVNVGKMHTIPYDAKAGFHERFVVENKDRFFEGRWFADELDKAFAAHKLTKPSRAGYRSLPDYGDRMGAFTWQMPKSLHPDIFVAETAMWWLQTRPKPDALFMQIGLPGPHPPYDPLPEYLEHYLGRNDLPVPQPTEAEIDGLPAYLKEKRRHDTEVDHDAVSWKLQPTHEEMRRLRAHYYANVTMIDEQIGRLLQTLEEKGYLDNCVLIFMSDHGDNLGEHGLSQKWSMYEPVTRVPLLFWSPGRFTGGRRIAGKCQLFDLGPTILDLAGAQHPKPCQARSLLSPLEGEDWTGRDFVFSEQAGDVAMTGARLITMVRDDRWKAVFIHGAEDGQLFDLENDPLEQRNLWHAPEHADVISRFKDAFIDWRQNSLLETMDLNAAVR; translated from the coding sequence GTGACAAAGCCCCATATCGTCCTGGTCATGACCGATCAGCAGCGCTTCGACACGATCGCGGCGACGGGCCACCCCTATATGAAGACGCCGAATCTCGACCGCCTGGCGCACGAGGGCGTCTATTTCGACAATTGCTTCATCAATGCGCCGAGTTGCGTTCCCTCGCGCGCGGCGCTGTTTTCCGGCCTCTATCCGCACGCATCCGGCGTGCTGCGCAACGGACAGGCTTGGCAGAAGACCTGGGTCAGCAAGCTGGCGGAGGCCGGCTATCACTGTGTCAATGTCGGCAAGATGCACACCATCCCCTATGACGCCAAGGCAGGCTTCCACGAGCGCTTCGTGGTCGAGAACAAGGATCGCTTTTTCGAGGGACGATGGTTCGCCGATGAGCTCGATAAGGCGTTCGCTGCGCACAAGCTCACAAAGCCGTCGCGCGCCGGCTACCGCAGCCTGCCGGATTACGGCGACAGGATGGGCGCATTCACCTGGCAGATGCCGAAGTCGCTGCACCCGGACATTTTTGTCGCCGAGACCGCAATGTGGTGGTTGCAGACACGCCCCAAGCCCGATGCGCTGTTCATGCAGATCGGCCTGCCCGGACCGCATCCGCCCTATGACCCGTTGCCCGAATATCTGGAGCACTACCTTGGCCGCAACGACCTGCCGGTGCCGCAGCCGACAGAGGCCGAGATCGACGGGCTGCCGGCCTATCTGAAGGAGAAGCGGCGTCACGACACCGAGGTCGACCACGACGCCGTGTCATGGAAGCTTCAGCCGACGCATGAGGAAATGCGGCGTCTGCGCGCCCATTATTATGCGAACGTCACCATGATCGACGAGCAGATCGGCCGCCTGCTTCAAACGCTGGAGGAAAAGGGTTATCTCGACAACTGCGTCCTCATCTTCATGTCGGACCACGGCGACAATCTCGGCGAACACGGCCTCAGCCAGAAATGGTCGATGTACGAACCTGTCACCCGCGTACCGTTGCTGTTCTGGTCGCCGGGGCGGTTCACGGGCGGGCGGCGGATTGCCGGGAAGTGCCAGCTATTCGATCTCGGCCCGACCATCCTGGATCTCGCCGGCGCGCAGCATCCAAAGCCGTGCCAGGCCCGCAGCCTGCTTTCCCCGCTCGAGGGCGAAGACTGGACAGGTCGCGATTTCGTCTTCAGCGAGCAGGCCGGCGACGTCGCCATGACCGGCGCAAGGCTGATCACGATGGTGCGCGACGATAGGTGGAAGGCCGTCTTCATTCACGGCGCAGAGGATGGCCAGCTCTTCGATCTCGAGAATGATCCGCTCGAACAGCGCAATTTGTGGCATGCGCCCGAACACGCCGACGTCATCAGCCGCTTCAAGGATGCCTTCATCGACTGGCGCCAGAACAGCTTGCTGGAGACGATGGATCTGAATGCGGCGGTGCGCTGA
- a CDS encoding FadR/GntR family transcriptional regulator, protein MAKPDSNDSPQSSALVAREVARLILTGVWREGTTLPREIELASRFDVSRASIREALSLLKAKGLIASKQKAGTHVRARIDWNMLDEELLNWTLSELPTREFAKQLLEIRRIVEPEACAICAVRGTDEDFARIERAYRGMDAAGMDRLAYAEPDLQFHRGILIATGNDFLIAFGATVAAALRMSFNMSTQNPGAPRKSLPYHRAVLDAIWARNPDAARQAMHKLMDLTEQNIISALSRQRKKDAEDDSARSKRTR, encoded by the coding sequence GTGGCAAAACCCGACAGCAACGACAGCCCGCAGTCGAGCGCCCTGGTCGCCCGTGAGGTGGCAAGGCTGATTCTGACCGGCGTGTGGCGCGAGGGCACGACCTTGCCGCGCGAGATCGAGCTTGCCTCTCGCTTCGACGTCAGCCGCGCGTCCATTCGCGAAGCGCTCTCGCTGCTCAAGGCGAAGGGCCTGATCGCCTCGAAGCAGAAGGCCGGCACGCATGTGCGGGCGCGCATCGACTGGAACATGCTCGACGAGGAGCTGCTCAATTGGACCTTGTCCGAATTGCCGACACGGGAGTTCGCCAAGCAGCTTTTGGAGATCCGCAGGATCGTCGAGCCCGAGGCCTGCGCGATCTGCGCCGTGCGCGGCACTGACGAGGACTTCGCCCGGATCGAACGCGCCTATCGCGGCATGGACGCAGCCGGAATGGACCGCCTCGCCTATGCCGAACCGGACCTGCAGTTTCACCGCGGCATTCTCATCGCGACGGGAAACGATTTCCTGATCGCCTTCGGCGCTACCGTCGCCGCGGCGTTGCGCATGTCGTTCAACATGTCGACCCAAAACCCGGGCGCGCCGCGCAAGAGTCTGCCCTATCACCGCGCGGTCCTCGACGCGATATGGGCGCGCAATCCCGACGCCGCGCGCCAGGCCATGCACAAGCTCATGGATCTCACCGAACAGAACATCATCTCGGCCTTGTCGCGCCAACGGAAGAAGGACGCCGAGGATGATAGCGCCCGCTCCAAGCGGACGCGTTGA
- a CDS encoding enolase C-terminal domain-like protein, with product MTETIRIKRFTVRPVIVPMNLPLQTSTGAVAKAPLVLVDCETDQGARGHAYLFSITPAALKPLTAMVAEMSEMIAGDDLLPFEIERKLTQRFTLLGLAGLQRLAQSGIDMAAWDALARTRGLPLARLLGGAPKPVRAYNSKGLGIMPAAAAVDEAHKLLAEGFHAAKIRVGRPDAREDLNVVRAVRKAVGDDVTLMCDYNQALTVTEAIRRGEMLDDEGLTWIEEPIRHDDYAGCARIADALRTPVQIGENFDSAFSMQAALAAEACDFVMPDVQRIGGVTGWLRAASLAHAAGIEMSTHLFSEVSAHLLCVTPTAHWLEYVDWADAVLATRLAIKDGFALPNETPGNGIEWDEAAVRKYLVA from the coding sequence ATGACCGAGACCATCCGCATCAAGCGCTTCACTGTGCGCCCCGTGATCGTGCCTATGAACCTGCCGCTCCAGACCTCGACCGGTGCGGTCGCCAAGGCGCCGCTGGTGCTGGTCGATTGCGAGACGGACCAGGGTGCGCGGGGGCATGCCTATCTGTTCTCGATCACGCCGGCGGCCTTGAAGCCGCTGACCGCGATGGTCGCGGAGATGTCAGAGATGATCGCCGGCGACGACCTGTTGCCGTTCGAGATCGAGCGCAAGCTGACCCAGCGCTTCACGTTGCTGGGACTTGCCGGCCTGCAGCGGCTGGCACAATCCGGCATCGACATGGCGGCGTGGGACGCGCTGGCGCGTACACGCGGCTTGCCGCTGGCACGCCTGCTCGGCGGCGCGCCAAAGCCGGTGCGGGCCTACAATTCGAAGGGGCTCGGCATCATGCCGGCCGCCGCCGCGGTGGACGAGGCGCACAAGCTGCTCGCCGAAGGTTTTCACGCCGCCAAGATCCGCGTCGGCCGGCCCGATGCGCGTGAAGACCTGAATGTGGTGCGCGCGGTGCGCAAGGCCGTCGGCGACGACGTGACGCTGATGTGTGACTACAATCAGGCCTTGACGGTCACTGAAGCGATCCGCCGCGGCGAGATGCTCGACGACGAGGGGCTGACCTGGATCGAGGAGCCGATCCGCCACGACGACTATGCCGGCTGCGCCCGCATAGCGGACGCGCTCCGCACGCCGGTCCAGATCGGCGAGAATTTCGACAGCGCCTTTTCCATGCAGGCCGCACTCGCCGCGGAGGCGTGCGACTTCGTCATGCCGGACGTCCAGCGTATCGGCGGCGTCACCGGCTGGCTGCGCGCCGCCTCGCTCGCCCATGCCGCCGGCATCGAGATGTCGACGCATCTGTTCTCGGAGGTGAGCGCGCATCTGCTGTGCGTGACGCCGACCGCGCATTGGCTGGAATATGTCGACTGGGCTGACGCCGTGCTGGCAACACGCCTCGCGATCAAGGACGGCTTCGCACTGCCGAACGAGACACCCGGCAACGGCATCGAATGGGACGAAGCGGCGGTGAGGAAGTACTTGGTGGCGTGA
- a CDS encoding response regulator transcription factor, which produces MAHRILIVDDEGHIREVIRVALKRAGMDVIEARDGKEALSRFATDKPDLIVLDVGMPEFDGLDVCREVRKHSDVPILFLSARDEEIDRVLGLEIGGDDYVTKPFSPRELVARVNVILRRLSPRNGETKAGPAALIQGSLLIDPEQHVASFAGTALKLTAIEFGILRAFLTRPTAVFNREQLMRAAYQLNIQVSDRTIDSHIRNIRAKLAALACDNVIETIHGVGFKLGRCEKQA; this is translated from the coding sequence TTGGCGCATCGCATTCTCATCGTCGACGACGAGGGCCACATCCGCGAGGTCATCCGGGTTGCACTCAAAAGGGCCGGCATGGACGTGATCGAGGCGCGCGACGGCAAGGAGGCGCTCAGCCGCTTTGCCACCGACAAACCCGACCTGATCGTACTCGACGTCGGCATGCCCGAGTTCGACGGCCTCGACGTCTGCCGCGAAGTGCGCAAACACTCCGACGTGCCGATCCTGTTCCTGTCGGCGCGCGACGAGGAGATCGACCGCGTGCTTGGCCTGGAGATCGGCGGCGACGATTACGTAACGAAGCCGTTCAGCCCGCGCGAGCTGGTGGCGCGGGTCAACGTCATCCTGCGCCGCCTCAGCCCGCGCAACGGCGAGACCAAGGCAGGTCCAGCGGCGCTCATCCAGGGCAGTCTCCTGATCGATCCCGAGCAGCACGTCGCATCCTTCGCCGGCACCGCGCTGAAACTGACCGCGATCGAGTTCGGCATCCTGCGCGCGTTCCTGACCCGACCGACTGCCGTATTCAACCGCGAGCAGTTGATGCGGGCGGCCTATCAGCTCAACATTCAGGTCTCCGACCGCACCATCGACAGCCATATCCGCAACATCCGCGCCAAGCTCGCGGCGCTGGCCTGCGACAACGTGATCGAGACCATTCACGGCGTCGGCTTCAAGCTCGGCCGCTGCGAGAAGCAGGCATGA
- a CDS encoding carboxylesterase family protein — protein sequence MKNCLAFFLLLIMTTASAHGPVPVRPQGSSDLVRVGLTDADTSAGGTARLCEQVAFSRGLRYGESEQNVLDVATSQTKADMPQPVLVFVAGDTFTGDTAAPDLSREVQDQAMCFAARNGMIGVRVNYRLAPAATWPTGATDVAAALSWLHQNIDLFNGDAREIVAVGYGAGAFHVASLLAHPELQADRADVAGLVLVSGIYRAGKDASDSEKAYFGTDASQYDKRSIFPGILTVDEPIVLAWAAGDPAHLVAQGESLKHALCAAGHCPRTTILHSRDGIAAAFGLDGSGDSLAGPTLLLVRQLEARGLP from the coding sequence ATGAAGAATTGTCTCGCTTTTTTCCTTCTTTTGATCATGACGACGGCCTCCGCCCATGGCCCCGTGCCGGTACGGCCGCAAGGTTCTTCCGATCTTGTGCGCGTGGGCCTCACCGATGCCGACACCAGCGCCGGCGGCACGGCCCGGCTGTGCGAGCAGGTCGCCTTCTCGCGCGGCCTGCGCTACGGCGAGAGCGAGCAGAACGTGCTCGATGTCGCCACCAGCCAGACCAAGGCGGATATGCCGCAGCCGGTGCTGGTGTTCGTGGCCGGCGATACCTTCACCGGCGATACCGCCGCCCCGGACCTGTCGCGCGAGGTCCAGGATCAGGCCATGTGCTTTGCCGCGCGCAACGGCATGATCGGCGTGCGCGTGAACTACCGCCTCGCACCCGCGGCGACCTGGCCGACCGGCGCGACCGACGTGGCGGCGGCGCTGTCCTGGCTGCACCAGAACATCGACCTGTTCAACGGCGATGCCCGCGAGATCGTCGCGGTCGGCTATGGCGCCGGCGCCTTCCATGTCGCGAGCCTGCTGGCGCATCCCGAACTCCAGGCCGACCGGGCCGATGTCGCCGGCCTCGTACTGGTGTCCGGGATCTACCGCGCCGGCAAGGACGCGAGCGACAGCGAAAAGGCTTATTTCGGCACCGATGCCAGCCAATATGACAAGCGATCGATCTTTCCCGGCATCCTCACGGTTGATGAGCCGATCGTGCTGGCCTGGGCGGCAGGCGATCCCGCACATCTCGTCGCGCAAGGCGAATCCCTGAAACATGCGCTCTGCGCCGCCGGCCACTGCCCGCGCACCACGATCCTACACAGCCGCGACGGCATCGCCGCGGCGTTCGGGCTCGACGGCTCCGGCGACAGCCTCGCCGGGCCGACGCTTTTGCTCGTGCGACAGCTCGAGGCGCGAGGGCTGCCATAG